Part of the Zingiber officinale cultivar Zhangliang chromosome 8A, Zo_v1.1, whole genome shotgun sequence genome, TGTTTGCTATATTCTTTTTACTGCTGTTTTCCTGAAGCGCTTTCTGAAGGGTGTTTCATGTGCCGCAACAATTTAACCTCATACCTGGTCAATAATTATGCGGCAAGACCAAGCTCACCCTAATCTTCGCTAGGGAAGTCCATCagaagaaaaattctttcgatatgCTGCCAACCAAGTTGTCCAAATGACGGATCCTGATCAAAGATTATGGGCAAGATTCTTTGTAGTACCAATTATTCCTCCAATCATTCACAATGATTGACCATTTTCTTGTGACTTGGTCCCATCACTAGATCTTCCCCAATTTTCCATATCAATGCAAAGAGACTGATCCTAGATTCTCACGCAGAGGTATTGTTACCTAATCGATAAGATAACTGGTCAAATGGTCCTGAAACAAAAAGCTATAAATCTCAAGTTTCATACCCCGCAAATCAAATACTTCTTGGTAAATCTTTCAGTTCATATTTTGGGTCCATGTAAAACCATGCTATCCTCTGCGGTAGTTTCAATTTTGACTCCAACTTCTTCACTTTCATATCTTGTGGGAAAAAAGAATGAGATGATTCCTCAACTTTGCACTGGATAACTATGTTTATTACTGAGCATAATATTGGCATTTAACTTTGTAGTTTTGTATGATAATattgttttaaaaagagagagatATATATAATATGCGATTCCAATTCTATGGATCTGATTAATACAGTGACTTGACGTCTGATTATCACAGGCTAGGACAGAATACGATTCCACCGACTGATTAATTTCATCTGAATTAATCATAAATTACACACTTTGACGAATTAAAAAAAAGGGTTGTTTGTGCTCAAATTCCTTGCCTAGTTTTAACTCCATCCCCTTATCCTGTCTCGCTTGGCAATATCCTACTAATTAGCTGCTTTACTTTAAGATTCCAACGAGTTGTCACCCATTAATTTCATTCATAGGCTAAACAATACAACAACAGGACAAAAGTTAAATAGAATACAACAACAGGACAAAAGTTAAAGAGAATGATCTTCATCTtgatcttgattttttttttatacaaatactaatttaatttatgttttttaattaatatcagttatttaatttaacttgattaacccAACTTTCTTAAGTCAAtcgttattttaaaaatttttatcagTTATTAATTTATGCTTAGAAAACTTACAAATGCTGATTATACATTATCATTTTAGAGTACATTGAATCATTTCGTTCatgtatttatttgtttatatttatttaaaggATGTGGTCAAATTCTCGAATGATTTATGCAAGTGCTGTGCAATGATTTCGGCCGCACTTGAATAGAGACGGATGCATCGTGTCCATTCAACAACCATGCGAAGTTACTTTGCCTGTTTTATTGTGTGTTGGAAAGTCGAGAATAAAATAGAAATGTTGGGTGATAAAGGACAGTTTCATCGATTCTTATCTTATATTTTAAGAGTGGTTATTTTTCAGATTTGGATCCGTAATTTCAGTGTGACATGACAACAATTTAATATATCTTATTCTAGACATGAGATATATATTCTTTAGGAGTTTGTGCATCACTTTTTCATAATAGATTTCCAAAAGCCAACCTCTAGAATATATTTGTCGTTAAAGAGATTTAAATTCTGATCTTGTTGTTCTTTGTTACTGtagttaataatatttttatgggATGGAAGTAGAGGAAAAGGGAattatgtcttttttttttaagaataaataCATTAACGGAAAGAAAAATGGGTTGCAGTTTTATTGTCACATTTATGATTAAATCCCTCAACTTATTTATTTTTCGTTTGAGTCATTAATTGTGCAGTAGTGGCGGAACTTGTCTGCCACCCCCTGCGGCACTGACACGAGCATAGTGAAGGCATTTAAATCTCCGACCACTGGCAGGAACAAGCAGTAGATCTCGCTCGCCACCGGCCCCATGTGGGCCGGTCGCCCGTCGCCGAAGTCCACCTCCTCCAGCCCCAGTTTGGTCCACGGCGAGATCACGAGGCTTGCCGACAGGTCCGGTTGCGCCCGTCGCTGCTCCAGCAGATCCACCACCGAGCGCACGTGGTCGTCGTCGACGGCGTCCTTGGCCGCCTGCACCAGCCTGACCCCCAAGCTGGCGCCGGAGGCGGCCAACTCCGCCGCCGAAGTCTCCGCGCAAGCCAGCACGAACGCGTTGCCGTAGTACCCGGCGGGGAGCTCCGGCGTCAGCCGCCTTCGGACGTTGACGGAGAAGAGGAGCTTGACTCGGAGCGCCGGCGGCGGGTCCAGCGCCCGGACCCACGAGCGCCACACATGCCACGCGAGGGCCTCGAAGGAGGTGCACTTGAGCAGCGGCACGCACTGCTTTTTGAGGTGCAGGATTTGAGCAGCCGTGAAGGTGATCGAAACAGGGGACAACGGCTGAGAGAGGAGGAATTGCGCGAGGTCGTCGTGTTCCTGCTCCGGCCTTGTGAACTCGGAGTGGGGGAAGTCGATCCGCTGTGGCTCCCGGGGCTTCAAGAGGCCGCGTCCGTGGAAGGCGGCGACGGGGAGGACGCCGCCGCTGGGCTTGGCGGTGAGCAGGGCCCACGCGTGCAGGAATTGCGCCGTCCCAACGGCGTCACAGATGCAGTGGTTGAACGCGGTGCAGAGGACCATGCCGCCGCAACTTAAATGCGTCACCTGACGCACAATTCAGAGCCCAAATTGTTAATCGAGTGCCGCATCATCGCCGAGACTCGACGGCGCGAGTCGTTTTCTGGTAAAGAACAAGCGGATTGAAACAGGGGAGGAGGGAGCTCGTGACCTGAACCACGAGCGGCGGGACATCGAGAAAGGACTCAGCGGTCTGTCGGTACAGGAGCTTCCTCCACGACTGGTGGGGCCGGGCGGAGGCGCGGAGGAACTCGTCGGCGGTGAATTCGGCATAAGCCTCGGCGAGCACCGCGCCCTGGGCATTGCACTCGATCTCCAACTTCTCGCCCGCCGAGCTGCGGACGAGGCGACCGGCGAGGGGGTAGTACTCGACGAGGGCCTTGGCCAGGGAGGCGGCGAGGGCTGCGCCGGGGACCGAGCGGCGGTAGACGTAGAGGTACTTGATGGAGAAGCGGAGGAAGGGCTGATCGTCAAGGTTGGAGAGGTAGAGGGAGTGGCAGGGTGTGGGGTTGCAGGGGCGGACCAACAGAGGCGGTTTGATGTAGTAGCAGTCTGGGACCTCCATGGCTGAGATAGATGGAGTAGCGGTGGCGGCGGCGGTGGCGGTGGCGGCGGTGGTGGTATATATAGATAGAATTTAGAAAAGGATATATGGAGAATAAGGAGGAGATAGAATGAGAAAGAGACGCGTGGCGGAAGTGGAAGATAATGTCTGGTGAAAGCGAGCGAGATTAATGGTGACAGATAGATAGGACCATCTACCACGGAAATACACGGTGGTACGGGGATAAAGGTGGATGTTAAAAATAAAAGTTATTTATATttgttctatatatatatataattaattaaataaataaatttataattcgataagttaaataaataaatttgaatacatATATTTTTAACTCGTTAACTAACAAAAAAAGATAACatgttaattatattaaaattagaaGGCACCAATAATGATAGTTGGCCATGGGTAAGGACACTATTTCCAATATAATAACTTctattcatgaataatattcataaaaaatattcataaatcatatttattaataaaactcttttcaatatgttaaataaataataaaataaaataaataaataaatttaaattattaagttcaatcaccaatcaaacaattaaaagtttcaaacaatcaaacaacgtTGAATTAAGAGCTTAATAACATATAAACGAACAAagttcgaaccaagctcaagtcaagttcaaatcaagctcaagccaaactcgaaccaagctcaagcaaaacttgaaccaagctcaagccaagcttgaattgagagtttgataacatctaaatgaaccaagctcaagccaagcttcaaacaatctcaaactcataaaaattaaaccaagtcaagcttgaacactcattttaaaaacttagttcattttaaactcaactcggctcggcttggttaccttatcaaataagcttgaatactCAAAAACTCGGCTTGGCTCGGCTTATTTACAGCCCTACTGGTGAGACTGAGCGGTCAATCGTTAGAGTCATCAATTGAGATAAACTTATATCCGAGTGGGTCATAGGATTATTGACCCTCGAGTGGTTGGCCGGACCTTAGGGTGGCCTGTTCAGGCCTTAGATGGTCGATCGAGTCTCAAGATGTTAGGGGTACAATAAGTAGTGACAATCTAGCCGACCAAGCCTTCCGATCGATCGATCAGACATATAGCCCGATCAAGGCATATGACATCCTTAATGCGAGTGAAAAGACCAAGTGAAAATAGAGTCGCTCAACACATTTCATGAGCCCAAGCGGGCGATGTTCTTGAGTAATGGCCAGTCAGCCCAGTGTGGACCCCAAGGTCCGACGACTTCGTACtctcttttggaagtttgtgtcACGAGAgatagagaatatcctacaaaatatcGCACCTTCAAAGCTTCCATCATATCAAATTACAAGGATTTGCGGGTCTATTTAAGAAAAAGTATCAGAATCACTTTATGACATGTCATTTCTTAGAAGCGCTTTGGAAAATATATAAATACTTTGAGATACGTGCATAGATACAACAATAACACTATAAGAAGGGGTCTATCTACAGGCGGAGGTATGCGATACTCTATAATTCCACATACTTGTTGCTTTCGTTTTCTTCCACTATTTTCTTCTCATAACTCAatcattgacttgagcgtcagagggccaacaTCGGAGTACCTTTCCTAGCTCGGCACTAACGCTCTCTATGTTACATAGGACAGCTTGGAATCTTCGTTTGGTCAACTTCAGAGCCGCCTTCTCAGCCAGCCACCTTTATCAATTTCGAATAGGATCACatagaataaaaaataatagaaatataaaaaatattctagTATAGAATCTTTTATACATAGGACTTTTAGCTTGTGCATCCATACGTGTGTGACTTCACAGACGACTAAGTGAACTCATGGTGTCCGAAAATGAGTAGAAATGGAACTCATTAATGATGATAATGGAAATAATCTTTTATCGATTTCAataaattgagatttattatatttagcacataatcaagatcgacgaattaaataagaaaaataatatttcaaagtctattatattattatgtttataattattatgctTGTATGTCTTATctaatctttccattattgtgttggataatttgtataaataagtctattgactttagtaataagatgataaaaaagctttatattatttctttcctctacctattgatttcaacatggtatcagagtcatcttctcttcttcttaatttttctctttcaaatttttgttaCACCAGCAACAGGAATTTCTACATCAAGGTTTGATATCATCGTCTACAGTGCGGCAATCTCGGTAACTTCGGCAATAAcaacttttcttctcctttcatcaacaactattttttatcgaCGGTAACAACTTCGACAACATTAATTGTAGCAAGGTAAAATTAttatttgttcattttatttttctctttgtttttttttcctctccttctctgtgttttttttctctcttccatttcttttaggaaaaaaaaaaaccgagcaggaaaaaaaaatagagaggaaaaaaaaagcaaaaaaaaaaaacagagagtgaaaaaaaatatcttctctctagtattatttttctctcttttctctgcCCTTTCTCCTGGCGTTATTCTCCTATTAATTAGTCTTGTTATTCTCTATTGGTGTTCATCTTCATCGTAGCAAGTACTTTTATTCACCACCGATAGTGTCAAGTATTATTTCTAGCCACCAAAAATTCTTCCAGTAAGGTCTATTACTATCAAGGGACGAGTTATTTATTTTCgatgtcaaatactcaacgaCATCAAGGTGGCCAAAAGTAAAGTTTAGatcgatgtcaaatttgtcacatcgttggtcatacgGATATTCAttgctctagaagatttgattagTCTTATAGTCGGAGAAGATGCCAAATTTGTCTCAGAATTGGACAtattggtattcaatgtcctaaaagatttgactcaaattttaCTGGTGGTGCTGCAGCATTGGGACAACCAACTATTTCACAAGGAGAGCACGCATCTTCAAATCGACCACCACCTTCTTGGCACTCTACAGCCTAGTCATCTCATTCTGGAGTATTCTCACATTCCATCTCTCCTAATATAGTTTCATCGACTCTTGAGAACCTAGGATGACATCCGGATTCTGGAACAACTCATCATGCTACACCGGAATATAATATTATCACATAAGCTTCATCTTATGATGGACCCGACATGGTACATATGGGTAATGGCTCAGATTTGTAAATTACTCACATTGGAAATACATCTTTTCACTCATGCGGTCATACTTTTCGCATgcgcaacactcttcatgttccttctattactaaaaatttactttccgttcgtcagtttgctcttgataataatgtattCTTTGAATTTCATCTTCATCATTGTCTTATGAAGGATCCCACAACAAGAAATATTCTACTTCGAGGAAATATTAAAGACggtctttatcatcttcaacccacctATACTAATGTATTTGTTGGAGAACGCACCTATAAATTCTCTTGGCACACACGTCTTGGTCATCCGTCTCTACGTGTTGTTCAGAATATCATTAACCAGtatggtttaccaatttctttagcctcctcttctcatttatatgaagcttgcatgaaagcaaaatctcataaattaTCTTTTGTGTCTTCTTCTCGCACTTCTAGTTTACCTTTAGAAATTACTCACTCTGATGTATGGGGTCCTGCTCCTATTCTATCTAATTAAtgttttctttattatgttattttcATTGACAATTTCAACAAGTTTActtagatttttcctatgaaaagaaagtctgatctctttgatattttttgttattttcaaaaataggttgagcgctattttgatcgtaaaatcctctcccttcattctgattggggtggaGAGTATCAAGCGCTTCATCGTCATCTTACTTCCTCTGGCATCAcccatcgagtctcttgtccccacactcctgaacaaaatggatccgccgagagaaaacatcgtcatgtggttgaaactgccttagcttttcttaatcatgcctcggttcctcttaaattttgggatgatgtcGTCCAAACCGCAGTTTACCTTATCAATTATTTACCCACTCTACTACTTCAAAATAAGTGCCccttggaaagactttataattaTCTTCCAGATTACTCTTTCTTTCGTAtatttggttgcgcatgttatccttggCTACGACCTTACTCTAAGCACAAGTTAAGCCCTCGCTctttacaatgtgttttccttggttatagtaatttgcatcatgggtaccgttgcctccatatttcgatcggtcggatatatatttctcgacatgttacttttgatgaatctctattTCCATTTACAGTTGCTACCTCAGATCCTCCTTCAGATAATCAAGGTaactatctaatatcaccaaGCAACATACTAGACACCCCACATATTGATTCATTAGGACATATTGAAAGTACAAGGGGGGATGGTATCTTGGGTCCTGCTCTATCTCCACAAGTTTCTGTAGACTCGACGgctagtggtgatccactctctagttctgATTCTCATCCGTCTGACCACTCTTCTCCAAGtagctctaatgatgatattcctCAACGGATGTTTCCTCTAAGCGATATTTATGCACGATATCAACCAGTTTTCACTCGTTATCCTCTTGCACGTGCTCttattgcttcttcaaattttgttgaaccttctagTTTTACATAGGCAATCAAATATCCAAATTGTCGTGTTGCGATGGCTATagaatttgatgctcttcttcgtaatgcaacctggagcttagtccctcgtgttaggatgtatactaaaagtctagcttttgtataaacatttataagaatcacattgatcaaatgtctacatttttgctaagtgtagttgtccatttaatttatattgaagataacatggtgtgaggagacacacagaagatcatgttattagtttcttataaattataaatagtagctcacaaccaagatggaatgagacaaaccattggagtgattgtagtgtaatttgatattagtttatcttgactataaaattacactagtacactatcagtgtattgagcatgaccatttgagtagtttcttttatactgactacataaaagaacaaaacctctgttattatagaagtacgtactcttaataatgatataataacaagcatatatatttaatatttatttctttaatttatcaaaaggtgtgatttagttcgttaaatcaataggcctgataagttgggaaataatattatttatatggtgtattgttgattatagaatgaaactgtgtcctagtaatctaggttgatgatgttcccttgaggagctcataaggattgtcatgtaaaccctgcaggtagatctagtccgacatgacaatgaagttgagtggtactactcttggagctagatattaattaagtgagttgtcagtaactcatttaattagtggacattcgatatcttaaacacagagatattaatgcactcataataaaaaggagcccataatgtaatttgggattggtgcgatagttcaataataactctttattggtatcagttattattgatgaacttgagttgggtgttcgggccgaatacaggaagctcaagctcatcgggagaccaaaaccaatttctcctctcggtccctgttgtagcctctataaatccttatatccacaaagtccacttcttatccaagtaatgagccgaacacatccttgcttggtacaAGGGGACGACCAAGCatgagcttggaagccaagaggtggtcggccaagcttggtgcccaagctaggggctgaccactaagaaaggaaaaagaattttttgtaaacaaaattttgttaaatctttccttatttgtagtaatctacaatggttaaaagagagattttattttgttaaaatctttccttttttatagttatctacaatggttaaaagaaaatttttaattttgttaaaaactttccttttataaccatcttcatggatttaaaagagagttttaaaatctttccttttatagctatctacaaaagattaaagagatattttaattttgataaattttttccttatttgtagttatctataatgtttaaaagaaagattttaattttttgataaaactttctattttgtaaccatgatttaaaaaagagaaattttaattaatctttccttttttgtagttgtctacatgttttaaaagaaagagattaattttaaaactttcctttattgccatgtacaataggaaatttagaaaagagaggttttaattgttattaaaatttccttttttaataggAGATCACAAATaagtaagttttaattatgtttaaaacttttcttttttaccttaagcaaggattataaaagagaggtagaggatgCCTCATGTGAATTAATTCCAAACTTCTCATCTTAGCATTGTGTGGTCGACCCCTTCTCCTTGTTCTCTTCTCTTATGCTGGCGAAACACACAATCTAGGGCATCTCCTCATCTTCTAATCCTTGGTGGTCGATTTTCCTTTCTCCCTTTCCTTTTCCTAAGGCCGACGACAccatctcttcttttcttctttctaaggtcggctTCCATCTATTCTTAGTGGtcgaaaattgaaagaaaaaggagaaactaTTGGTGGCCGAAAcgtggaagaagaagagaaggagtttcctattttggcatcccttggtggcttgagagtcttagaggagaagaagtggttcgagtggattccatcttggtagatcattgtccacacaacgtccaagaggaggagaggaatacaacagaagatcaagaggtcattagctacaaagaaaggtataaatagttatttgtttccgcatcataactagttcatgttctttgtgtaGATCTTGACAAATCAAATACgagaggctatcggttttagtttatcattttgttatcgatttcatgtttcgatattgtgtttctattgaggtctctatagttaatcgagtttactgtaagaagttaaatttttgatttctttgaaaggctttgtctaggaaatggtggatgatctcatacccaagaagacccagtgtctcaccatgtttaacctgaaagccgatctttgaaatatttatttaattaacttctgtaatatggtttgaCTTAGGatgatcacatcggttgaacttggagtaagaatgttaagtttcgttcccaatccaagtttaacttctaaaggaaaatttggattaataatgttaagcatcgtttgcaatccaaatttaactttagtagaacacatgggtagctaggatagttctatgcttatacaaatttttgtacaggagaactaggacggtattctgagtagcaaccaacacctcataccccatctatgaatattgtgggctctaaatgggtttaccaaattaagtatcgtgcagatggttctattgaacgttacaaagctcgtcttgttgctaaatgCTTTAATCAACAactaggtattgacttcaatgatacttttagtccagtcatcaaaattacaactatcagattGCTACTATCTATAGTTGTAAGCTCCAAGTGGCAATACGCcaattagatgtttccaatgctttccttcatggacaccttgaaaaaactgtttatatggagcaacctcctgGATTCATCCATTTGCAACTTGCAATacatgtgtgtcaacttcagaaatctatATATGGTTTTCGACTAGCACCTCGTGCATAGTTTCATCGTATATTTGTCTGGCTTCATACTCAGGGATTTTCTGACTCAAAAATAGACTCttccctattctacaaatgtCATGAGAAATCTTcaatatttgttctgatttatgtggatgatatattaataactggtagtgatcaaaatgacattactactttactacatcttctccgtcaagagtttcctattcgggatcttggcaatgctctttttttccttggcatagagtttctctcacattctgaaggttgtcttctctctcagagcaaatacattactgggctCCTACAACGAGCTAAAATAGATGGTGTACgtcctatctccacaccaatcattgagggtggtttcactgcaccttcatcctcctctttGATGTCTAACCCCCCAGATCTATCATAGTATTGTTGGTGTCTTACAATATATCACAATTACACGACCCGATATTGCTTTTGTTATGAATCATGTcagtcaatttatgcatgctcctactgaaCATCATTGGGTAGatgttaagcgaattcttcgatatctcaaaaGAACTATTATACatgatcttcttttatatcgtcagtctTCACGAGAGTTGATTACCTACAGTGATGCAGATTAGGCTGGATCTTCCGAAGATAgacgttctactagtggatatgctataTTTCTTGGGTGAAATCTTATTTTCTGGCTTTCAAAGAAACAACCTACAGTCTCTCGCTcgagtactgaagctgaatataaaacTATCACTAAtgcaacgtcagaaattatttggctacaatctcttctttcataattacactttttcccaactgctacgcctaaaatatggtgtgataatattgaAGCAACTTATCTTGCGGCAAATCCTGTTTTTCATGCTCGTATCAAGCATGtaaagattgattttcattttgttcgcgaGCGTGTGGCGACTCGACAACTTTCGGTTTCTTATATCTCTATGGAAGATCAAATTGTTGATATATTTACTAAGCATTATCTAGACAACGTTTTATCAAGTTAGCACTCAAACTAAATGTTCAGGCACTCCCGTTAAGTTTGTCGGAGGATAATGacaataatagaaataatatttaattgatttcaatcaattgagttttattatatttggcacacaatcaagatcgacatgaattagataggaaaaataatatttccaagtctattatattactatgtttataattattatgattgtatgtcTTATCTAATCTTTTCATTATTGTGTtagacaatttgtataaataagcctattgactttagtaataagatgatcaaaaaactttatattatttcttttctctaccTATTGATTTCAACACTCATACCAAAAGTTTTGTTTGCTGGGTTAAAGGACAAACATTACAAACTTTATTTGGATAAATAGAAATTTCGCTAACCGATTGTGCAAGATGCTTCACCTAGTCATTTATATCAAAGATCATATTGTGAAAATACATTATTGACTTCAAAAATAGATGGATTTGATGGTGTAGAAGGAATGAAATATAGGTCATTATGTTGTCTCCCCAAATCAATCATCTTCTTCGTTGGCAAAAATCAAGAAAAAACACATCAATCAATTTAAAGTGTTGGCCATCTTACTAATAGATAATAAGTTGACACAAAAAGATGGAACACAAAGGACATTTAATTTACTATCTGAATTCAGTTTTGCAAATTCAATGAAAAtaatttgtattttatttccatTAGGTAATTCAACGGATCGGAACGGATGAATATGAAAGTATTTTTATGTCTAGTAATAATTAAGATGATGAAACCATATGATCAGTGGCACCACTATTAAAGCAAGTCCAGAGTTGTTGatattgttcatgtgtgaagctTAGAGTCTTTGACCAAAAATTATTTGCAAAAGATTTCTTCTTCCCTTTATTCTTCTTATATCCTCAAGGGAAACCATGCAAGTGGTAGCATCTATCAACGGTATGATTACTCTTATCGTAGTTGCTATATAGTATAACTttcgttttatttttatttgatggATGGTTCTCATAATGAGTTTTATGTGTGTTTACTAGCATGATCTCCTTGGAGACAACCAAGTCTCTTTGTTTTTCTCCATTTAAAACCATGGAATAAACTCTCCCAATAGTAGGAAGAGGTTGCATAAGAAGTATTTGACCACAAATAGCAGAATATGATTGATTAGGACCCATAAAGAATTTCATTACCTTGTCTCTTTGTTCTTGTTCCTCTACTTTCTTCATGACATCACAAATGCAAATTGGAATATCACAATAAGAAGAAAATTCATCCTAAGGGCTTTTTAATTTAGTGAAATAAATTGCAATAGACACAGAATCTTG contains:
- the LOC122008268 gene encoding alcohol acyltransferase 9-like, with amino-acid sequence MEVPDCYYIKPPLLVRPCNPTPCHSLYLSNLDDQPFLRFSIKYLYVYRRSVPGAALAASLAKALVEYYPLAGRLVRSSAGEKLEIECNAQGAVLAEAYAEFTADEFLRASARPHQSWRKLLYRQTAESFLDVPPLVVQVTHLSCGGMVLCTAFNHCICDAVGTAQFLHAWALLTAKPSGGVLPVAAFHGRGLLKPREPQRIDFPHSEFTRPEQEHDDLAQFLLSQPLSPVSITFTAAQILHLKKQCVPLLKCTSFEALAWHVWRSWVRALDPPPALRVKLLFSVNVRRRLTPELPAGYYGNAFVLACAETSAAELAASGASLGVRLVQAAKDAVDDDHVRSVVDLLEQRRAQPDLSASLVISPWTKLGLEEVDFGDGRPAHMGPVASEIYCLFLPVVGDLNAFTMLVSVPQGVADKFRHYCTINDSNEK